A single region of the Actinoplanes sp. SE50/110 genome encodes:
- a CDS encoding MbtH family protein has product MNDEQTDERTYRVVVNDEEQYSIWLADRDLPPGWSAEGTTGDRATCLAHIDRVWTDMRPLSLRRLMAGA; this is encoded by the coding sequence ATGAACGACGAGCAGACGGACGAGCGCACCTACCGGGTGGTCGTCAACGACGAGGAGCAGTACTCCATCTGGTTGGCCGACCGGGACCTGCCGCCGGGCTGGTCCGCCGAGGGCACGACCGGTGACCGGGCCACGTGCCTCGCCCACATCGACCGCGTCTGGACCGACATGCGGCCGCTGAGCCTGCGTCGCCTGATGGCCGGTGCCTGA
- a CDS encoding AAA family ATPase, with product MKRSSRDAVVGRRTPDLAGRDEELHTVQQTLSRARAGHGGSMFVVGAGGIGKSRLAAAAADMAFAADMCLLRGRGSMVGLTVPFRSLTEALLSLVHSGDPVDVTELGPYRSALGRLIPDWADGPAASGGVPLMVLAEAVLRLTALAGRDRGCLIVLDDLQDADAETLAVVEYLTDNLDHQATVLLCTVRSEPCPALDLALAAEQRGSAVIETLGPLDAGGVRGLAASRLGCSPGDLPQPLIDRLTENSTGTPLFVEELLDAAVDSGQLVREGDTWRLTETIRPAVPDTLVRTIARRVEQLDPAARGLLSIGAVLGKRFPLGLVRAVSGLDDRTLLNHLHGEVASQLLVPDEQTPGWYAFRHPLHGEALLRTLTPGHRVDLARRAAAAVEQAYPGLPGEWCLVSASLRLRAQEPGAAARCYLEAGRRAAAQGAASSAVRLLDRARELLDDHPDRTVQAEVIEALVPALAEAGEMERALGMADRFDELPDSRDRRRRADLHTRLAWAANVAGRVDDGLRQVSLARAALGPGAPDEDTVPIDVVEAHVLVDRPGAENLARAEAMTRHAAAVAEARPLPVVACQAWQLLGALTRARDPAEATACLERSRALAVRHDLPIWEIHALVRLGHDEALRDGSTATLEKTRQAALACGAVTAGYHAETNLALHTVLRGDFPAASSLIDRSLGDTMRLKMFETTQLLLLARAILGAHQGRRREMNDAIAEFRRWGGDPEVHAPRVYGLARVFCALLEEDRERAVGELARSRAGGEGNVSGHFGGAHGIGPLLAALSGPGRPQPRGVVPSAAGALRWNRQFALLAGAVTEGRARRAREAAAGVDEALIAAEPYEMARHLCLRLAGEAALDGGWGDPVPWLRTAEEYFHRLDVVPVASACRSLLRRAGAAVNQRRSGTDEVPRELRELGVTVREYEVLRLLVERLGNRALAGRLHLSPRTVEKHVASLITKTGRANRVELADWAAQIVGGAAGSSLPPP from the coding sequence GTGAAACGATCGTCGCGTGACGCAGTCGTCGGCCGCCGTACTCCGGACCTGGCCGGACGCGACGAGGAACTGCACACCGTGCAGCAGACGCTGTCCAGGGCCCGCGCCGGGCACGGCGGCAGCATGTTCGTCGTCGGCGCGGGCGGCATCGGCAAGTCCCGCCTCGCGGCGGCCGCCGCCGACATGGCCTTCGCCGCCGACATGTGCCTGCTCCGTGGGCGCGGCAGCATGGTCGGGCTGACCGTTCCGTTCCGGTCACTCACCGAGGCGCTGCTGTCCCTGGTGCACAGCGGCGACCCGGTCGACGTCACCGAGCTCGGCCCCTACCGCAGCGCCCTGGGCCGGCTCATCCCCGACTGGGCCGACGGCCCGGCCGCCTCGGGCGGTGTCCCGCTGATGGTGCTCGCCGAGGCGGTCCTGCGGCTCACCGCGCTCGCCGGCCGGGACCGGGGCTGCCTGATCGTCCTCGACGACCTGCAGGACGCCGACGCCGAAACCCTCGCCGTCGTCGAATACCTCACCGACAACCTCGACCACCAGGCCACCGTGCTGCTCTGCACCGTGCGCAGCGAACCCTGCCCGGCCCTCGACCTGGCGCTCGCCGCCGAACAGCGCGGCAGCGCCGTCATCGAGACACTGGGCCCGCTCGACGCCGGGGGCGTGCGCGGCCTGGCCGCGTCCCGGCTGGGCTGTTCCCCGGGCGACCTGCCGCAGCCGTTGATCGACCGGCTCACCGAGAACAGCACCGGAACCCCGCTGTTCGTCGAGGAACTGCTGGACGCCGCCGTCGACAGTGGGCAGCTGGTTCGCGAGGGCGACACCTGGCGGCTGACCGAGACGATCCGGCCCGCCGTGCCGGACACGCTGGTGCGCACCATCGCCCGCCGGGTCGAGCAACTCGACCCGGCGGCGCGCGGCCTGCTCTCCATCGGCGCGGTGCTCGGCAAGCGTTTCCCGCTCGGCCTGGTCCGCGCCGTCTCCGGCCTCGACGACCGGACGCTGCTCAACCATCTGCACGGCGAGGTCGCCAGCCAGCTGCTGGTCCCCGACGAGCAGACCCCCGGGTGGTACGCCTTCCGGCATCCGCTGCACGGCGAAGCGCTGCTGCGGACCCTCACCCCCGGCCACCGCGTCGACCTGGCCCGGCGCGCCGCCGCCGCGGTCGAGCAGGCCTACCCCGGCCTGCCGGGCGAGTGGTGCCTGGTCTCCGCCTCGCTGCGCCTGCGCGCCCAGGAACCGGGCGCCGCCGCCCGCTGCTACCTCGAAGCCGGCCGCCGGGCGGCGGCCCAGGGCGCCGCCTCCTCGGCGGTGCGGCTGCTCGACCGGGCCCGTGAACTGCTCGACGACCATCCGGACCGGACCGTGCAGGCCGAGGTCATCGAGGCACTGGTCCCGGCGCTGGCCGAGGCGGGGGAGATGGAGCGCGCGCTCGGGATGGCCGACCGTTTCGACGAGCTGCCCGACAGCCGCGACCGACGCCGCCGCGCCGACCTGCACACCCGGCTCGCCTGGGCGGCCAACGTCGCCGGCCGCGTCGACGACGGCCTGCGCCAGGTGTCGCTCGCCCGCGCCGCGCTCGGCCCGGGCGCGCCGGACGAGGACACCGTCCCGATCGACGTGGTCGAGGCCCACGTCCTCGTCGACCGGCCCGGCGCGGAGAACCTCGCCCGCGCCGAGGCGATGACCCGGCACGCGGCCGCGGTGGCCGAGGCCCGGCCGCTGCCGGTGGTCGCCTGCCAGGCGTGGCAGCTGCTCGGCGCGCTGACCCGGGCCCGCGACCCGGCCGAGGCGACCGCGTGCCTGGAACGCTCCCGGGCCCTGGCGGTCCGCCACGACCTGCCGATCTGGGAGATCCACGCACTGGTCCGGCTGGGCCACGACGAGGCGCTCCGCGACGGCAGCACCGCAACCCTGGAGAAGACCCGGCAGGCCGCGCTGGCCTGCGGCGCCGTCACCGCCGGGTACCATGCCGAGACCAACCTCGCCCTGCACACCGTGCTGCGCGGCGACTTCCCGGCCGCGAGCAGCCTGATCGACCGGTCGCTGGGCGACACGATGCGCCTCAAGATGTTCGAGACCACCCAGCTGCTGCTGCTCGCCCGCGCCATCCTCGGCGCCCACCAGGGTCGGCGCCGGGAGATGAACGACGCGATCGCCGAGTTCCGGCGCTGGGGCGGTGACCCGGAGGTGCACGCGCCGCGCGTGTACGGGCTGGCCCGCGTCTTCTGCGCGCTGCTCGAAGAGGACCGGGAGCGCGCGGTCGGGGAGCTCGCCCGCAGCCGGGCCGGCGGCGAGGGCAACGTCAGCGGCCACTTCGGTGGTGCGCACGGCATCGGCCCGCTGCTCGCGGCGCTCTCCGGGCCCGGCCGGCCACAGCCCCGCGGCGTCGTCCCATCGGCCGCCGGTGCGCTCCGCTGGAACAGGCAGTTCGCCCTGCTCGCCGGTGCGGTGACCGAGGGCCGGGCCCGCCGGGCGCGGGAGGCGGCGGCCGGGGTCGACGAGGCCCTCATCGCGGCCGAGCCCTACGAGATGGCCCGGCACCTGTGCCTGCGGCTGGCCGGGGAGGCCGCGCTCGACGGGGGCTGGGGCGACCCGGTGCCGTGGTTGCGGACCGCCGAGGAGTACTTCCACCGGCTCGACGTGGTCCCGGTCGCCAGCGCCTGCCGGTCGCTGCTGCGCCGCGCCGGGGCAGCGGTCAACCAGCGTCGCAGCGGAACCGACGAGGTGCCCCGGGAACTGCGCGAGCTCGGCGTCACCGTCCGGGAGTACGAGGTGCTCCGGCTGCTCGTCGAACGCCTCGGCAACCGGGCGCTCGCCGGCCGGCTGCACCTGTCGCCGCGCACCGTCGAGAAACATGTCGCGAGCCTGATCACCAAGACCGGCCGGGCCAACCGGGTGGAGCTGGCGGACTGGGCCGCACAGATCGTCGGCGGCGCTGCCGGTTCTTCTCTGCCGCCGCCGTGA